From the genome of Chitinispirillales bacterium ANBcel5, one region includes:
- a CDS encoding MlaD family protein: MSISVSQKARLGVFVVIGSIVLSLLIAVPLGFRFRDKQKTYIAYFSGETLSGLEQGAVVKFNGVPIGNVNSIAYLPHDLSSVKVTLRINSDFPVKVDMYATTGSLGITGLKYIEISGGSNESELLKEGAELPTRVSMMGSITGRAESIAERIELLLAQLNQFADPDREDGINSIVENLSHMSGDAREFFNDDFKGFFETLTPGIQRMSESSEEVIEKVGAIADNIEMMTNTLNESFRAEQFNSILTRVDSTAASMTQLSDNLSMMILQTREDFSVSMENIRRASENANQLTRMLSENPSLLLRGEGREREIR, translated from the coding sequence ATGAGTATTTCTGTTTCCCAGAAAGCGAGACTGGGGGTGTTTGTTGTTATTGGCAGCATAGTTTTGAGCCTGCTTATAGCTGTTCCCCTTGGTTTTCGTTTCAGAGATAAGCAAAAAACATATATAGCCTATTTTAGCGGTGAAACTCTCAGCGGCCTGGAACAGGGAGCTGTGGTAAAATTCAATGGTGTACCCATCGGAAATGTTAACAGCATTGCCTACCTGCCACACGATTTAAGCAGTGTTAAGGTTACACTTAGAATCAACAGCGATTTTCCAGTGAAAGTGGACATGTACGCAACTACCGGATCTTTAGGAATAACAGGGCTTAAGTATATTGAAATTTCAGGCGGCAGCAATGAATCCGAGTTACTTAAAGAGGGAGCAGAATTACCTACCAGAGTCTCTATGATGGGATCGATAACCGGAAGAGCTGAATCGATAGCAGAGAGGATCGAATTGTTACTTGCACAGCTCAATCAATTTGCTGATCCAGACAGAGAGGATGGCATAAACAGCATTGTAGAAAACCTTAGCCATATGTCTGGTGATGCACGTGAGTTCTTTAATGATGACTTCAAAGGTTTCTTTGAAACCTTAACTCCGGGAATACAGAGAATGTCAGAATCTTCTGAAGAGGTTATTGAAAAAGTTGGTGCCATCGCCGACAACATAGAAATGATGACCAACACACTAAATGAAAGCTTTCGGGCTGAACAATTTAACTCTATACTTACAAGAGTTGATTCCACCGCAGCTTCGATGACGCAGTTAAGTGATAATCTTTCTATGATGATACTACAAACGCGGGAAGACTTTTCCGTAAGCATGGAAAACATCCGCCGGGCTTCAGAAAATGCTAACCAATTAACACGAATGCTCTCAGAAAATCCATCCCTTCTTTTGCGGGGTGAAGGCAGGGAAAGGGAGATCAGATGA
- a CDS encoding ABC-type transport auxiliary lipoprotein family protein translates to MIKNVLAIVRFVVPLIALIHLSCARVPLKHYYTLNYTPNPMPQRILQEPYPYIIRLREFSIEEAYNRPQIVYRLSPFELQYYVYRVWAVRPTRMITDLVFKHLTSTNLVSSVVRRFDEGRRPDYELSGMIEALEEYDSEDISFAHLALRIELTRLSDGANIYNRHFDLRKRVYQQEPKFVVRELSSIMEYIMTQALQDIDKRLARELGLDEGKIQDITETSSRF, encoded by the coding sequence ATGATAAAAAACGTATTGGCAATTGTTAGATTTGTTGTACCCTTGATAGCACTAATCCACTTAAGTTGTGCCAGGGTGCCATTAAAACATTATTATACGCTTAACTACACGCCAAACCCTATGCCGCAAAGGATTCTCCAGGAACCCTATCCTTATATAATAAGACTCCGAGAGTTTAGTATTGAAGAAGCATACAACAGGCCCCAGATAGTCTACAGGCTCAGTCCCTTTGAACTTCAATACTACGTTTACAGAGTCTGGGCTGTGAGGCCAACAAGAATGATTACCGACCTGGTTTTCAAACATCTGACAAGCACCAATCTTGTTTCATCAGTAGTGAGAAGATTTGATGAAGGCCGACGTCCTGATTATGAACTCTCTGGTATGATTGAAGCGCTTGAAGAATATGACAGTGAAGACATTAGTTTTGCCCATCTGGCATTGCGAATCGAACTCACCCGCCTCAGTGATGGAGCAAATATTTACAATCGTCACTTTGACCTACGAAAGCGAGTGTATCAGCAGGAGCCCAAATTTGTAGTCAGAGAACTCTCCTCTATTATGGAATATATAATGACACAAGCACTTCAGGACATTGATAAAAGGTTGGCCAGGGAACTTGGTTTGGATGAAGGAAAAATACAGGATATAACCGAAACTTCATCACGCTTTTAA
- the recO gene encoding DNA repair protein RecO, with protein MSIEKSSAVVLSLTPYRETSCILRVLTPQHGSVNCIAKGVRRRDKNAIFLDRGFIIETLVYFKQNRDLHTLGSLSVAEFFPGIRADVVKSVIRDLALELVLKSSSQYGSNPVAYGLLSDFLNVLNTTDKKYVFPLLWHFFARFTEHLGFKIATEKCLYCLKPLKMNDAAVLNIARGSMVCTGCAGSLNGTTVFPGAVLVYFEQIDLSTEGFDSPVESLRITRALVDYCRYHLDVRTGFNSVEFLASII; from the coding sequence ATGAGTATTGAAAAAAGCAGTGCCGTAGTACTTTCTCTCACTCCCTATCGTGAAACCAGTTGCATTTTGCGTGTTCTCACACCACAGCATGGATCTGTTAATTGTATAGCCAAGGGGGTGAGGCGTAGGGATAAGAATGCAATTTTCCTTGATAGGGGATTTATCATTGAGACGCTGGTCTATTTTAAACAAAATCGTGATCTCCATACTCTCGGTTCACTTTCCGTTGCAGAATTTTTTCCTGGAATAAGGGCAGATGTCGTTAAGTCGGTGATTCGGGACCTGGCTTTGGAGCTTGTACTTAAATCAAGCAGTCAATATGGTAGTAATCCGGTCGCCTATGGTCTTTTAAGTGACTTTTTAAATGTTTTGAACACTACAGATAAAAAGTATGTGTTTCCGTTGCTCTGGCATTTCTTTGCACGGTTTACCGAGCATTTGGGATTTAAAATAGCAACCGAAAAGTGCTTGTATTGCCTTAAACCATTAAAAATGAACGATGCTGCAGTTTTGAATATTGCCCGGGGGTCGATGGTGTGTACTGGTTGTGCCGGTTCTTTAAATGGCACAACAGTATTTCCCGGTGCCGTCCTTGTGTACTTTGAACAGATCGACTTATCAACAGAGGGGTTTGATTCACCTGTTGAATCACTTCGAATTACCAGGGCTTTAGTTGACTATTGTCGGTACCATTTGGATGTGCGTACTGGTTTTAATTCTGTAGAGTTTCTTGCAAGTATCATATAA
- a CDS encoding DUF502 domain-containing protein, which yields MDFLRVKEILKQFRSNVIAGVLLIIPLLVTLLIIIQLFVWIDSALPSVLGVEWGTGFGITVTIVLAYIVGLLAKNYFGKKLIDTGDALMANIPVLNKIYLGVQQVVDAVSLQNKKLFEKVVLIEYPKENCYTIAFVTSSKNADFAKLVGKDLVAVFIPTTPNPTSGFLLYYPEDDIIYLDIPVEVAVKRIMSAGLLNGESVIDQKPVGLKAWNWTSIFKRNTEEDESILDFRD from the coding sequence ATGGATTTCCTAAGAGTTAAAGAGATATTAAAGCAGTTCAGGTCTAATGTAATTGCAGGTGTTTTACTCATAATCCCTCTTTTAGTAACGTTGTTGATAATAATTCAGCTTTTTGTATGGATCGATTCTGCGCTTCCCAGTGTACTTGGGGTTGAATGGGGGACCGGATTTGGGATAACGGTAACCATAGTTCTTGCCTATATCGTAGGGTTGCTTGCAAAAAACTACTTTGGGAAAAAATTAATTGATACCGGCGATGCGCTGATGGCCAATATCCCGGTTTTAAATAAGATCTATCTTGGTGTTCAGCAGGTAGTTGATGCAGTGTCGCTTCAGAATAAAAAACTCTTTGAAAAAGTTGTCTTAATTGAGTATCCAAAAGAAAACTGCTACACCATCGCTTTTGTGACTTCAAGTAAAAATGCTGATTTCGCTAAGTTGGTAGGAAAAGATCTTGTTGCTGTTTTTATCCCTACTACTCCCAATCCCACTTCTGGTTTTTTGCTTTATTATCCAGAAGACGACATTATCTATCTTGATATTCCGGTTGAAGTGGCAGTAAAAAGAATCATGTCAGCGGGTTTGCTGAATGGAGAGAGTGTTATTGATCAAAAGCCTGTAGGGCTTAAAGCATGGAACTGGACTTCCATATTTAAACGTAACACTGAAGAAGATGAGTCGATACTGGATTTTCGTGATTGA
- a CDS encoding septum formation initiator family protein gives MKKKNIVILIVCLVVLSLISALVFGNQGLIDVYRTHLEIKRRSEQISEAIESLDSLKEVRDKLVSDTAYIERVAREKLGMSAEDEKIYKFVED, from the coding sequence ATGAAGAAAAAAAATATAGTTATTCTCATAGTTTGTTTGGTTGTGCTGTCTCTAATCTCGGCTTTGGTTTTTGGTAATCAGGGGCTTATCGATGTCTATCGTACACACCTGGAAATAAAAAGGCGCTCAGAGCAGATAAGTGAAGCGATTGAATCTCTGGATTCATTAAAGGAGGTACGGGACAAGCTTGTTTCTGACACTGCCTATATTGAGCGGGTTGCTCGGGAAAAACTGGGGATGTCGGCTGAAGATGAAAAAATTTATAAATTTGTTGAGGATTAA
- the dprA gene encoding DNA-processing protein DprA — MPLAWIALNAAKGIGPVRISEMLKHYATPEEVFKVPPETLCSQGLIPKSCIKSLNKDSLFEQAQIQLEKAHKAGVRVVTLNDTLYPDYLKEIFAPPPVLYIKGDVSVLKKHALAIVGTRVPSSYGRQVTTMLTRDIVSGGLVVVSGMARGIDTCAHEAAINAGGKTIAVLGCGVDIIYPSSNKNLSDKICENGVLISEFQMGTHPEAYNFPRRNRIISGLSAGVLVVEAGKKSGSLITAHYALNQGREVFSVPGPITSSVSLGTFNLIKNGATPVCCVNDIIENMTVVSNLSDTGLKGTREPIPGTEMLSVPEITMLNTLSFSPMRIDQIKEKLDCVDFELFDLLLSLELKGFVQQKSGQSYIRLI, encoded by the coding sequence ATGCCACTTGCCTGGATTGCTTTAAATGCCGCAAAAGGTATTGGTCCGGTTCGCATTTCTGAAATGCTTAAACACTACGCAACGCCGGAAGAGGTTTTTAAAGTCCCCCCTGAAACACTCTGCTCTCAGGGGTTGATTCCAAAGAGTTGTATTAAGTCCCTTAATAAAGACTCACTCTTTGAACAGGCTCAGATACAGCTTGAAAAAGCGCACAAGGCTGGAGTGAGAGTGGTAACACTGAATGACACTCTTTACCCCGATTACCTTAAAGAGATATTCGCACCCCCACCGGTTCTCTATATTAAGGGCGATGTCTCGGTGCTCAAAAAGCATGCTTTAGCAATTGTAGGTACCCGTGTGCCAAGTTCCTATGGAAGACAGGTTACCACAATGCTAACCAGAGATATTGTTTCAGGGGGGCTTGTGGTAGTGAGTGGTATGGCTCGGGGGATAGATACTTGTGCACATGAGGCTGCGATTAATGCAGGAGGTAAAACTATCGCGGTGCTTGGATGTGGTGTAGATATCATCTATCCATCATCCAACAAAAATCTTTCCGATAAGATCTGTGAAAACGGGGTTCTTATTTCAGAGTTTCAGATGGGTACTCATCCGGAGGCCTACAATTTTCCTCGCAGAAACAGAATAATCAGCGGGCTTTCTGCAGGAGTGCTTGTGGTGGAAGCTGGCAAGAAGAGTGGATCATTAATCACTGCTCATTATGCTTTAAACCAGGGAAGAGAGGTGTTTTCTGTACCCGGGCCTATTACTTCTTCTGTGAGTTTAGGAACGTTTAATCTGATAAAAAATGGTGCTACACCGGTGTGCTGTGTAAATGATATAATTGAAAACATGACGGTTGTCTCAAATCTTTCTGATACAGGTTTAAAGGGAACACGGGAACCTATACCAGGCACAGAAATGTTGAGTGTGCCTGAAATTACCATGCTTAATACACTTTCCTTTTCTCCCATGCGTATTGATCAGATAAAGGAGAAGCTGGACTGTGTTGATTTTGAATTATTTGATCTGCTTTTGAGTCTTGAACTTAAGGGCTTTGTTCAGCAGAAAAGTGGTCAGTCTTATATACGATTAATATGA
- a CDS encoding thioredoxin domain-containing protein: protein MNFFHLNRKRERPEQNNRLINEKSPYLLQHAHNPVDWHPWGEEAFRKARTENKPIFLSIGYSTCHWCHVMEKESFNDPEVADLMNESFVSVKVDREERPDLDDLYMYVCQIITGGGGWPLTVMMTPDKLPFFAATYIPRESSGNFIGLTELIPQINELWNERNEDLASSAQQFAVSLKMFSSTPEASFNDEELLEETFSQLEGQYDKHNGGFGDAPKFPSPQILLFLLRYWKLSGEQKALSMVEKTLSEMRKGGIYDQIGYGFHRYSTDSSWKVPHFEKMLYDQAMLTISYTEAFQATGNEEYKRTAEQIISYVLRDLRSPEGAFYCAEDSDSDGKEGKFYTWSSRESSEVLDKEDIDLAFKAYGINERGNVEDTDHEYKGLNILNRHSSPEHLLSEFDISEDELNKRLEKIRNTMFSVRVNRIRPQKDDKILSDWNGLMIAALAKASRAFSEPSYLQAAKEACDFIMNNIHRPSDGFLMHRWREGEAAIAGYADDYAFMTWALLEIYECDFDANYFGKALQLNNYMLEHFWDSKNGGFFTSPDYGEQLLIRRKEIYDDAYPSANSIAFQNQLIIGKITAKPEYDDLVAQMKKAFSGEIVRAPSLFTFLIMNFQYPRGQEVIIAGNPNNEDTKQMISELNHEFLPYTVTVLKPSDQQSPEIVKYVDFLKDYNPRDGKTTAFVCTDHSCKPPTTDVQEVLGYLRAA from the coding sequence ATGAATTTTTTTCATCTGAACCGAAAACGTGAAAGACCAGAACAGAATAACCGTCTGATAAATGAGAAAAGTCCCTACCTTCTTCAACACGCACATAACCCGGTGGATTGGCATCCATGGGGAGAGGAGGCTTTTAGAAAAGCCAGAACTGAGAACAAACCAATTTTCCTTTCCATTGGCTATTCCACCTGCCACTGGTGCCACGTCATGGAAAAGGAGTCCTTTAATGACCCTGAAGTAGCGGACCTTATGAATGAGAGTTTTGTTTCCGTTAAAGTCGACCGTGAAGAGCGCCCTGATCTGGATGATCTGTACATGTATGTGTGTCAGATCATTACTGGTGGGGGCGGCTGGCCACTTACCGTAATGATGACACCAGATAAACTGCCCTTTTTTGCCGCAACTTACATACCACGTGAAAGCAGCGGCAATTTCATAGGACTCACTGAGCTTATCCCTCAGATTAATGAGCTGTGGAATGAGAGGAATGAGGACCTTGCCTCATCTGCACAACAGTTCGCTGTTTCATTAAAAATGTTCTCTTCAACACCGGAAGCGTCTTTTAATGATGAAGAACTACTGGAGGAGACGTTCAGTCAGCTCGAAGGCCAGTATGATAAGCACAATGGTGGCTTCGGTGATGCACCCAAATTTCCATCTCCTCAAATCCTTCTTTTTCTTCTCCGCTACTGGAAACTTAGTGGTGAACAAAAAGCGCTATCAATGGTTGAAAAAACACTTAGTGAGATGCGTAAGGGTGGAATTTACGATCAAATCGGCTATGGGTTTCATCGGTACTCAACAGATTCGTCCTGGAAAGTGCCCCATTTTGAAAAAATGCTCTATGATCAGGCGATGCTGACAATATCCTATACCGAAGCCTTTCAGGCAACAGGGAATGAGGAGTATAAAAGAACAGCAGAGCAAATAATCTCTTATGTGCTAAGGGATCTTAGAAGCCCTGAAGGAGCCTTTTACTGTGCCGAAGACTCAGATAGTGATGGCAAGGAGGGGAAATTTTACACCTGGTCCTCCAGGGAGTCTTCAGAGGTTTTAGATAAAGAAGACATAGACCTTGCGTTCAAAGCATACGGGATAAATGAACGAGGAAACGTAGAGGATACAGATCATGAATATAAAGGGTTGAACATTTTGAACAGACATAGTTCTCCCGAACATCTTTTATCTGAGTTTGATATCTCAGAAGATGAACTCAATAAAAGACTGGAAAAGATCAGAAACACGATGTTTTCCGTGCGGGTAAACAGAATACGACCCCAGAAAGATGATAAAATCCTCTCTGACTGGAATGGTTTAATGATAGCAGCCCTGGCAAAGGCTTCAAGAGCATTCTCTGAACCATCCTATCTACAGGCAGCTAAGGAAGCCTGCGATTTTATTATGAATAATATACACCGGCCTTCAGATGGCTTTCTTATGCATAGATGGAGAGAAGGTGAAGCAGCAATTGCGGGGTATGCAGATGATTACGCCTTTATGACCTGGGCTTTGCTTGAAATTTACGAGTGTGATTTTGATGCGAACTATTTTGGAAAAGCTCTGCAGCTTAACAATTACATGCTTGAGCATTTCTGGGATAGTAAAAACGGCGGTTTTTTCACCAGTCCTGATTATGGTGAACAGCTATTAATAAGAAGAAAAGAGATTTACGACGATGCTTATCCATCTGCAAACTCAATAGCCTTCCAAAACCAGCTTATAATAGGCAAAATCACAGCTAAACCTGAGTACGATGACCTTGTGGCACAAATGAAAAAGGCTTTTTCAGGTGAAATTGTCAGGGCTCCATCCCTTTTTACTTTTCTGATTATGAATTTTCAGTATCCGCGCGGCCAGGAAGTAATAATTGCCGGAAATCCAAATAACGAAGACACAAAACAAATGATCTCTGAGCTTAACCATGAATTTTTACCCTACACTGTGACCGTTCTTAAACCATCTGATCAACAATCTCCTGAGATAGTCAAATATGTCGATTTTCTTAAAGACTATAACCCAAGAGATGGCAAAACAACTGCATTTGTGTGTACAGATCATTCCTGTAAACCACCAACCACAGATGTTCAGGAAGTTCTTGGATATCTCAGAGCAGCTTAA
- a CDS encoding geranylgeranylglyceryl/heptaprenylglyceryl phosphate synthase — MRNSPVLNSIVEAHAQEKKMYWVLLDPDDFTIEEAKNVAVKSQECGVDGLLIGGSLLHSNHFDLFTSEVKKAASVPVLLFPGDSTQLCSSADALLYLSLVSGRNPVNLIGEHVKAAPKIRSIGIEPIATAYMLVESGSVSSVEFMSNTRPLPRNKPGIAAAHALAAQYMGMHLVYLEAGSGAKISVPPEFIKAVCSYIDIPVIVGGGIRDTETAAEKLSAGADIIVTGNMLSKENGISTMKEIASAVKSFS; from the coding sequence ATGAGAAACTCTCCTGTATTGAATTCTATTGTAGAAGCACATGCTCAAGAAAAAAAGATGTATTGGGTACTCCTGGATCCTGATGATTTCACTATAGAAGAGGCTAAGAATGTCGCTGTGAAATCCCAGGAGTGTGGTGTTGATGGTTTACTTATAGGCGGAAGTCTCTTGCATTCAAACCACTTCGATTTATTTACATCAGAAGTTAAAAAGGCAGCTTCTGTACCTGTTTTACTATTTCCCGGTGATTCTACTCAGCTTTGCAGTTCTGCAGATGCCCTTCTTTATTTGTCTCTTGTTTCAGGTAGAAATCCAGTAAACCTCATAGGGGAACATGTGAAAGCTGCTCCAAAAATCCGTAGCATCGGTATCGAACCGATAGCAACAGCATACATGCTGGTTGAAAGTGGATCAGTGAGTTCCGTTGAGTTTATGAGTAATACAAGGCCGCTTCCCCGAAACAAACCAGGAATTGCTGCTGCTCATGCTCTTGCGGCTCAGTACATGGGAATGCACCTGGTGTATCTTGAAGCTGGAAGCGGGGCCAAAATCTCTGTGCCCCCCGAGTTTATAAAAGCTGTGTGCTCTTATATTGATATTCCGGTAATAGTGGGCGGAGGGATCAGAGATACTGAAACCGCAGCAGAAAAACTTAGTGCAGGCGCCGATATAATAGTAACCGGAAATATGCTTAGTAAGGAAAATGGTATCAGTACTATGAAAGAGATCGCTTCTGCAGTTAAGTCCTTCTCATGA